One Bos mutus isolate GX-2022 chromosome 21, NWIPB_WYAK_1.1, whole genome shotgun sequence genomic window, AGAAAtagctgatctttttttttaaagtacaaataaaaCTGTTCAGACAACACATAGCTTCTTacacacaaaaacaaagcaaaataaaagatcACCAAAAAACCAAAGGAAGGAGCAACGATTCATGACAATTTCAGTACCGCAATTATTGGGAGAACAGTTTGCACTGTGATTTTCAACAGAGGCTTACAACGGAAGAACGGCTTATGATGCTTACGTGATTACAGAGGAGAGAGGTAGCCCAGAGGATTAAAAGTGTACATTTACCTAATGTTTGTATAAAAATCCCTGATCAAATGTCCATCTAATTTTTACATACAAAATTTAACCTTAGGACTTTTCTAACTGAGTATACTGATTGAAAGAAAAGCTAATCATTCAGTTGAGTGAAGTACAGTATTTGGCATGGGAAGCACCAGGGTTTCTAGAGCGAACCCTTAGGACATGGAGAAAACCAAAGTACTGGGCTGGTCCAAAATCTCTGTCATGCGGGTCCCTACCTCCCCTTCCACTCAGCATCCAGAAATACTCTCAGCTCATGAAACCAACAGATTAAAGTAAAAACAAGTGAACGTTTGACTCTGACTAGGAGGTGACAGAGGGACATAAAAACACTGCTCAGACTTTTAGCAGCAACACGATCTTGGTCTTAATATCCTGAGGTTCAAGGATAGTAAAATATTGCaccaaaatgataaaaaaaaaaaaaaaatcacagtttaaaGAGAATTACTAAAGAAGTGGAATAACAATGGATAACACAGTGACTGCCATCGTATCAGTACACTTATGTCTCTTGAGAGGAATTAActttgtgactttaaaaaaaatggtatttcTGCCTTCTTGATTTTACATTAACTTCAAATACCCTTTGGTATACACATACTAACCTTCATCTAATGCTAACCTTACAAGTTTTGCCCTTAGTCCAGTTTCTGGTTTGGGGATAGGAGAGATAAGACTGCTATAGACAAATGAGCAGAAACTCCAGAGAAGACTTCTCAGGCCTGGAGCTTTAAACCGAATCTGATTCTGATAACACCGTTAGAGGTAGGTAAGAAAAGGCCTTTTCCCCCGCACTGTGCAGTTATCAACGCATCCTAAGGATgcaagcttttttgtttttttaaccctttttaaaatatgctccTAGGTAATTAAGACATGAGGAAAATCAAACATGTACCCTGCTAAAGTATTTAAAGAGGGTTAGGAAGTGGCAACTTCAACAAAATGTGTTATCAAGTTGAAATTCACCTTTCCCCTTTCAACTGACAAGCCTTTTAAGGAACTCATTCTTGGTTTCATAATACTGTAGAGCCAATTTATAAACTACTTCTTAGACTATCACTAGAAGAATGAAAACTGTACTTCATTAGTACCTCCTAAGATCATGACCTCAGAAAACGATTCTTTTAAGGACCTTCAGTCCTATCAACTATGGTAAGAAATCATGACGATCCTGACACCAGAGGGTCTCGCTTCACATTTAGAGTGGGCCCCTTTCCTGCTCACGCACATTCTTGTGCTGCTACATTCTCTAAAATCAAGTCTCCTCCCAATATGTCCACATTGCCTCAGCTGCTCCACTTTGAGAAACCTTTAAAGACACGCTCACAGTGCTTCCACTCTTCACAGGCacctttccttctcctgggtTGGCACAGGCACCCCTTCACTTACTCTATCACCGTCTGGACTTCCAGTACATTCTGAGACTTTTCACATCACATATTCATCCCACCGTTCAAAGGGAACACAAGACCACATCACAAACTTGTGCAACAATCCTGTTGGCCAGCTGGAAAGTTCTCGTTgcatttttttaacttcttccacctTCGGTCTTGGCGTTATGTTCTTAAGCTCATCCTCCCTCCCTGTTCCCCAAAAAGCAGGGGAAGAACCAACATTCTAATTGGATGATGAGCACAGTGACTTCTGAAACATGTTCAAAGAATGAAGGAAACAGGCTGGGTCTCCTCTACATCACTAGGATGTGGATCAACCTGTAAAAATGAGCAGACCGAGATTAATACTGCAATGTTCTTTAACACAACTATAGAATCTATTGCTAATTACATGATGATAGCTAAGCCAAGCTGCTCAAAGCTACTATGAAGAAGCCCCAAAGACTTCTAAGTTCTAAGAATACTATTAAGTTCTCTGTATTCCGGGTCCTTAAAGGCAATTCATGGTACTCTACATGCATGCTAGAAAATACCaagaaaatattgcaaaatgtGATAAATGGACCAGTGATAATTTATCATCATCATGATAGAAAATTGTCGTATGTATCTTTTAATAACTGGGAATCAACAACGGATACAGGATTATTTACAAACAGAACAGCACAAGCCTAGTTTTCTTGTAATGTGTTTACCTCTGAATAAAGTGGTGGAGGCTGAAATCGGAATTCCTGGATGCAGGCAAACATCGGACAGCATGACTCTCCCTCACAGTTAGGGGGCTGAGGGTAAGGAGGAACGTGTTGAGAGAATTCTTCCTCCGACACCACGTCTGCATAATTTGGtggtgctgaaaaaaaaaaaaaaaacaaacaaaataaaccagTTGGATCTAAGAAATCCAGGCAGAAACTAATTACATTAATGTCTACTGAACtctgataaaaataagaaatttagcttaatttgaaaataaaacaaatggtatTCTTCCCTCTAATCAGGAAGCTTTTATGCCCATTACAACAAAAAGTATTCAATGGATTCTGTTTTTATTAAGTACTACACAAACAGtgcgacatgactgagcgactcaactgaactgaacactgattCTATTGTACTCTCTTGAGTTGCATACGTTACAgtctaggtaaaaaaaaaaaaaaaagtcatgaaatgTGGCtacaaaaaatacatacataacaAACCATACTCTGATTAtttttcattgctgctgctgctgctgctgctgctaggccgcttcagtcgtgtccgactctgtgcgaccccatagacggcagcccaccaggctccccagtccctaggattctccaggcaagaacactggagtgggttgccatttccttctccaatgcatgaaagtgaaaagtgaaagtgaagtcgctcagtcgtgtctggcttttagcgaccccatggactgcagcccattacTTACCTATTATAAACAGCAGTTGGGAGATGTGGATGGTATTTCTGGACGTGCCATTGGGAATTCTGTGTCTTGGCTAGGCTAAACTCTCAAGTCCCTGcctagaataatgtttgctgattTTTAGTAATAAGAAGAGTGAGGACAGTCACAGTGGAAGTAGCAATTATCATCTGAGCACTTTCTATCTCATATGTGCTGCTCTTACATACTCTGTATGTGTGACTTCATCATGAAAGAACCTCAAAACATCTTACCTTCGGGCTGTTCCGGCAGAGTCAGTGTCAACCAGCTCATATCCATAATGAACTGGCTGGCAACGCTGGAGTTTCTGCTGCCAAAACCATTGTATGGAACTGTGCCAATCACTAACGGCAGCTCAAGCATCAACTTTTTAGCACCAGGAATGTGAATGTACACCTAATacgccaaaaaccaaaacaacaacaagagagagagaggcacaaATGTAAGTTAAACCTTATAGTGAGTAACccaattattttttcataaaaaaagcTTCTTTTGTCTGCTACTATTCCCAACACGATCGCAAACTGTCCTGACAGAATAAAATGAGCAAACCGAATGAAGAGCCCACAAAATACAGAGAACGCTCTGTGCTGGAGAACTGCGTCCTGAACACACTTCACTGTCAGTGAGCATGGCTCACACAAAACCACAGGAAGTTAAGGACACATCTTCACCGTAAGAGCAGCCCTGACAGCACCTTCGTTCTCCCACCTTAATTAAACCCCTCAGGGGGCTAGTTTTTGATGAAAAAACAGAAGAGATCCTCTATTTCATAATCTGTTGTGACACTGACATAAAAGGACATCTCTCGGGGGCACAGCACCGGGCCTGGCTCCACGCCCGTGTCTCACGCCCCCCGGGCTCCGCACTCACGGCTAAGGAGTAGTGCACGCGGATGATGCAGCAGTCCAGGATGGACGGGGTCACGGGCGGGATCTTGAGGGTCTTCCCATTCCAGGTGTCAGTGCTTCCGGAGGCGATGTGGTTCCCGCGCGTTGGCCACCATGAGCCGCACGGTCTTCGTCTTCCCGCTGGCCAGGTACGTCTGAGTCTGGAAAATGGCAGCTTTGGGAACAATCAGACGAGAGGAACAATTCTCTATTTCTGCATAGATCGGAATAGCTTCtcctaaaaagaaaacagaaacacctTCAGAGACTCTTCAGGAAGTTCTCACCACAGTGGAACAGAGCCGTCCCTGACGCAAGCTGAAATGTGGCAATGTGACTTTAAGAAATTGAGAGGCCTCATGGAAAAATTTACCCTGCAAATCTgagtcagagaaaagaaaattcactgCAGCTTGTGCAGATAATGTTTTCTAATTATTCCATGATTCACTTTTCTAATGTAGCAATATTAGGCTACCAATTCTAAAGACCTATAAATGACCATGATCTATAACAACTgagagaagatatacaaataaatgaTTTAGTACTATCTTAAGTACCAAACTCATCAATGCTTAACAAAATCTGCccgaaaaaagaacaaagtttgcACTTTAGGAACAGATGTTAAGCAGTGGATGGCGTAAACAAGTTTCACACCCACATTATACACCCACTGTCATACTATCCCATACCACCCGCGTCTCCAACCAGCCAGAACCCTGGAGCAGGGCCATATCCACTGGATGGAAATGGGCCTTTCACAGATGGTTGTTCTGATACCAATCTGACTGTTAAAGAGTGTCAACGTTCTACATTTTAGCCCTGTGTGTACAATTCCCAGCACGGAGTCAGAATGCCTAACAGTATTTTCATACAACAACAGCTCTCTTCCAAGCAACATTGCTTGGAATAGTCTTCtgcaacattaaaataaatgctgGCATCTTCTCATTTTGGTGTTAGTCTTAGTTATGAACGTACCAGGACTGAAGTCAGAAATACTAGGATCATTGGGATCTACTcatctatttataaatatttaaatatcaatgATTTATACTAGAATCATATtactcatgttttaaaataatatatacttcATTAATCACAAAACATATTATTCAGAATTGTTTTCAATTAGCTAATTAACGAATCTTGCATTTGGAATTTTAGACAGTTTGCTTACCGTTGCAGTATCCCTTTCTTTCAATTTTGGCACTCAGCGAGACTGGACCAGAAGTGAAAAACCAACAGCCAACCATTTTCTCTTGAGTTTTCAATACAGGGGTCTTTAAAagttcaaataataaaattacttaaattgATCTAGAAAATTCATACAActtatgtcatttttttaaataaaatagctgTAGAGAAATGTCTTCCAAAAAACAAATCAACCTTTTTTATCTTCTTGTGACATTTTATGCAACATACTgaaagaaagcattaaaaaatcaTTCCCTTTTCAGGAAAACTAAGTGAATTTTCCGATTCAAATTAGGGTGACAGCATgctattttattctatattttcacTGTGTTTCTGGGAAATGAACATCATCCTTTAAAAAAGCAATCAGAACCTAACTGTAGCAGTCCCTATTAACATGACAGAActaccttttctaaaaaaaagagtTTAGGTGTAGATCAGGAGGAGAAACTGCATATAAATCAATAGCCAGAATGTTCCATTTGTCTTGGagtttaaaatgttgaataagCAAACAGCCTTTTGTCCTTACTTCAAATGCATTATTAGGCAGAAATTTCAAGGGTACTTAGAATAATTTGGGGCTTCTGTGTTATGGCAGTACAACAACACACCAATGTAATGGATCTAAAGGATTATTGAACTCACCACCCCACTTTCTATTCtacatcagcaaaaaaaaaaaaaacaggtttaaaATACTCAGTTTACAAGAGGCACAAGCCAAAATTCACTGTAAAACCCAAAGTTGCAATATATAGCTTTTTAATTGTTGAAGGATAATAAAGGataattagcatttctttttgcaaaaaaaaaaaaaaaatttaaattatttgccACAATGGCCCCATAAATTAATTAGAATTAGAATTACTTAACCACCCAATtctaagtagtttttaaaaacacaaggcAGTTATTAGCATCATCAATTTTCAAAATAGGTGTTGAACAGGTGATAAGTCACAGCTAAAAGCTGGGTCAGGCTATTGCATGATTTTGGCTGCAAGGGATCATGCAGCTAGGCTTATCTGttacattttcataataatttcgTAACAAGagtaaattctattttatttttgtatgaaaaTAGAGTTAAACAACTTTTAActcctattttgtttttttttttccctctgatcttTAAAAACACTGGCTAGAAAGAGGAAACCTCCAGTACTAAAAATATATCTTTGCAACATCAGTATCATGATGGAAA contains:
- the ARRDC4 gene encoding LOW QUALITY PROTEIN: arrestin domain-containing protein 4 (The sequence of the model RefSeq protein was modified relative to this genomic sequence to represent the inferred CDS: inserted 2 bases in 1 codon) → MGGEAGSAAAAAGSEGRVKSLGLVFEDERKGCYSSGETVAGHVLLEAAEPVALRALRLEAQGRATASWGSSAGAAAPAAASEVEYLNVCLSLREPPAGEGILLLQPGKHEFPFSFQLPSEPLVTSFTGKYGSIQYCVRAILERPQAPDQSVKRELQVVSHIDVNTPALLTPVLKTQEKMVGCWFFTSGPVSLSAKIERKGYCNGEAIPIYAEIENCSSRLIVPKAAIFQTQTYLASGKTKTVRLMVANXRGNHIASGSTDTWNGKTLKIPPVTPSILDCCIIRVHYSLAVYIHIPGAKKLMLELPLVIGTVPYNGFGSRNSSVASQFIMDMSWLTLTLPEQPEAPPNYADVVSEEEFSQHVPPYPQPPNCEGESCCPMFACIQEFRFQPPPLYSEVDPHPSDVEETQPVSFIL